The following nucleotide sequence is from Diospyros lotus cultivar Yz01 chromosome 3, ASM1463336v1, whole genome shotgun sequence.
ggcTGATTGAATCCAGTTGAGGAACTGAACTCCTTATGAGCCATTTAGCATTGATGATCGAAGTGTTATTTTCTTGTGTTGCTTATTTCACTTAGAATTAGAAGAGTTTGGGAATATTAACagaaatgattgaaaattcGCTACATCCAGAAATGTTAGAAACAAGAACTAAAACCCTATATAAATATTTGTAGTACCagttagaaaaatatttatatgcataCCAGCCCAATAATCAGTATTAAGCATAATCTTGGTCTATGCATCTTTTTACGTAAATGACACATCTGAGTTCTTTATAATAAAATCAGTGGTAACTAGGGTATTGTCAAATTATTTAAGCAATTCAATTTTTATCGAGCACAAGCTGGGATGAGGCCAAACCCAAATAGAACTTGTAATATCATCTGACTAATTATAATTAACTACAATGGTATAAAACTTTCTTCTCAATTACTTTCTATTAACAAATAAGATAAATTGAAAGGACTCTTGCTAAATATTCCTAATAGGTGCCCAACCAACTCAATTGTTTGGGGATGTTTAATAACGTTTGGTGGGTTTCAGTTTTCTgtcattatttcatttttgtcttATAGAAATTGAAACCTCAGGCATTCcatgaaaaagagagaaaattttgttcttattggtattatttccatttatattatttagctGTAGTATTTGCTTTTTTCATGAACTCAAAAGTCTCAAATGCAATGTCCTACTAGAATTATGCACTTCTCCAAGTGCTGAATATATTGATGGTTTCtctattcaaaataatattggtGTTGTGGTGTTGGTGGGTAAACAGTGGTGTTAACATTTACTATTGTCCTTGCTCATTCAAGTTTGTTTTTTGTAACACAGAGAAGGAGCCAGAGTCCTTTGGAGCTATGTGGACAGAATATTAGGACAACCATCTCTGATCAGAGAGTCCTCTAGAGGGAAATATCCTTGGTCAGGATTGTTTTCTCGTGGTACGAGCATTCTATCTCGTAAAACAGATAAAGTGCCTAGCTCTAGTAATGGGAATGGATTTGGTGATGTGATCCTAAACCCCTCTCTTCAAAAAAGAATTCATCAGCTAGCTAGTGCAACTGCCAATACAAAATCCCATCAGGCACCATTTAGGAACATGCTCTTCTATGGTCCTCCAGGAACGGGGAAAACAATGGCTGCTAGAGAGCTTGCACGCAAATCTGtactctctccatctctctctgtttttttttttttttttttttttggggggggggggggggtatgtTGCAGATTTTACTTGTAGTCTTACCACTACATTCTTTCTGATgctcatttttattttgatgatggcTTTAAAGTGTGATTCCTGGTAAAGCTTTTGGCCTCAAAGGGGTATGTGGTCTGAAGTCTGGTGTTGTGGATAATAGGTTCTCTTTGGTTTTGTAGCTTAATAGAATAGTGCTAGCAGAATATCTTAGTATCCTTGGGGATGCTGTTACCTGTATAAAAAAGTACTTAGGGAAGCTGCTAATTATTTGATATTCTCTCAGGGGCTAGATTATGCATTAATGACTGGTGGAGATGTTGCACCACTGGGTCCACAAGCTGTTACTAAGATACACCAGTTGTTCGATTGGGCCAAGAAGTCAAAGAAAGGTTTATTGCTTTTCATTGATGAAGCAGATGCATTTTTATGCGAGTAAGTATCTGcattgttttgttttcaaaaaatgatCCTTTGAGAAGTGTTATGGTAAAATGGTTCTCCTTGGTGTAATATGGTTAAGGACAAAACTTATGTGCAGTCCTCCACACTTTGACTTGAAATAGCCATGACATCTATCAATAGATCTACTATGCCACAAACTCACAGCTTAGTACTTTTTTTGTTGTACTTAAAGAGAATATTTCTTGCATGACATATTGTAGATTGACTAAAATATTTGCAGCAGTAACTTGGTTTGAGATCCCAATGTAGTTTGGGATATGGTACTTAAAACATTTCTCAAGCACGCATTGCTCAATTggaatatttaagttttgctgTTCAGCAATTGGGTCTTGTGCACCAATGGTGGTGAATTGCTCTAGGCTTTTAGGAGGGGAACTCTTTCTCCACTGTAAGATTATGAGATAAAATTGATTGATGGAAAATGTTGAGATACTGCACCTCTAATTATGATGGAATGCAAAGTGCTTTATTGGAAATACTGCAAACATATCAGGCTTGAAGCTTCTTGATCACCCTGAATTTTTAGGAcacctttttttttctacatTTGGTAAAAGAAATTTGGTTTTGGGATTAATCCTACTGTTATGTTAATATTCTGGACATAGTAAACATCTTTGGTTTGACTAATTATTTTGAAACCTCGAGTTTGAGTAACTGGTTTATTAAATAATGTTTTCAGGCGAAACAAAACCTATATGAGTGAAGCTCAAAGGAGTGCACTCAATGCCCTCCTTTTCCGCACAGGTGACCAGTCCAAGGACATAGTTCTCGCTCTTGCTACAAACCGCCCTGGCGATCTTGATTCAGCCGTAGCTGATCGTGTTGATGAAGTCCTTGAGTTCCCCTTGCCTGGTGAAGACGAACGCTTCAGGCTGCTGAAACTCTATTTGGACAAATACATAGCTCAGGCCGGGGCAAGAAGACCGGGCTTGTTTTCCCATTTCTTTCGCAAGCAACAGCAGAAGATAGAGATCAAGGGCTTGACTGATGAGATTCTAAAGGAAGCTGCAGCTAAGACCGAAGGATTCTCTGGAAGAGAGATAGCAAAGCTGATGGCAGGCGTTCAAGCTGCCGTCTATGGGAGTGAGAACTGCATACTTGATCCAACCTTGTTCCGCGAAGTAGTGGACTATAAAGTTGCGGAGCATCAGCAGAGAAAGAAACTGGCTGCTGCGGATTAAAGTCGTACCTGATGGCAGTGGCATTGATATGCCTACTGCAGGAGCACTTTTGCCTGCATTTTGCCAATTGATTGAGAACAAGGTGGTGAGTAGAGAGTAGCTGTAGTCAGTTATTGGTCGTTTTGACTGTTAAAAGAGTAACACATTCAGTCATTTATTTGCCCTTGACGAGGGAGTTTTGGTCTGTCTACCATAGGTTGTATTCAACTTTACAGGTGATGATAGTTATGATGAATTCATGGATCATTTCTACGtttgttttttttatccaaGTAAATGGCATTGGATATCTTAAAAAACAACTTAAgctaaataacataaattgtcattaaattttatattaaaatataaaataattattaaattttaatttataatatcattaaattttaatttattatataattttataattattgtcaattattattaaaaaaattaaaaaaatattaatattcttatattttaatataaaattaattaatattttgtatgttaatgtaaaatttaataatattttcatataaaatttaataattatttatattatttaaccaTCTACATTATTAAATCTCTTTTAACggtaattaataataattataaaattatgtattaaattaaaatttattaaactcttaactataaattaaaattcaatgatttttttatattttaatgtaaaattcaataattatttatgttattcaACCAACAATGATTTGAGGTCTAAGTgaaatttacttaaaaagaaaaatctattcTGCACCCAAACAAATTCATAAGCCATTTACAACATCATTTCTATCTGTACATGTCTGTTATATGTAGTCAAGCCAACGGTATATTTCAACAGCAATTACATCATATAACACATGTATACCTCTACTCAAAATCTACCTGGCCAACCTGCTTGTGCTAGCAAATGCATCCACAGTGCCATCATCTTCACGAACCATCACCATTCGCCAAGAGAGAAAGCCTCTCCACTCAACCAAATCACCAAAAGATGATACATTCCCACCAGATGCAGATGCAGTGCATTAAAACTTCAAAATAAGCCAACAATGAGAGCAGAAGTCATCTGAGAAACCAACACCAACCCCTTTCAAACAACAAAACCCCCTTCTTCAAACAGTCGCATCCTCCACCAGATGGGTCCATTGCCATCTTTATTGTGTATATCCTTGTCCAATTCCTTCTTCAACTCCATTATATAACGGTGCATTCTCTATACTACTTGCAGCACTAGGGAAGTTTAATTTTCCCTTCCGTCCAACCTCGAGTTTTTTCAGGAATGGGATCCCCAAACTGTGCATGGAATTTAAAATTCCTTCAGCCCTCAGTTCCTTGCCCGCTGACTTGTAAAAGTGCACGGCTGCACTCATGATAAACCTGTCCGGTTCCATGGACCCCTGTATGCTTTCAAAGAGGGATATACCATCTTCTACCTGCCCATAGTCCATATAACCCCTCAGCATGGTCCTATAACATGCGGGATCAGGACTTAAACCCGATTTCAAGAGGTCCTCAAAGACCCTTTGAGCTTCCCCAATCAATCCAGCTTTTGTGAAAGCAGAGAGTAAGAGGTTAAAATGAGCACAGGAAGGGGAAATCCCTCCTTTCTGCATCGAAATAATGGCTTCCTCTGCCTCTGAGTACTTTAGTCCCTCCGCATAAGCTCGAACAAGGGCAAGGTAGGTCAAGGAGTCTGGTAAGATATCATCTTCCTGCATGGCTTGGAAGAGTTCCTCTGCTTCCCGATGAAGTCCTGCAGTACCATACACATTCATCATAATATTGTAACTGACCTGCATTTTCCCAGGAAAATCAAGTAAGCATCTTCTTGGTAGTTTCAAGATCCAGAGAATTTAATGGACAACAAGGACCGATTGTTTAACACAACATCATGTTTCATCGAAGTACTAAAGAGAGCAGAGCATCAAAATCATGGTATATTCTTTTCTAATAACTTTCAAGCATTTGGGAGCACAAGCTCTGATTTCACCACATTTTGATGAGCAGAGAAAAGAGGAGGGGAAATAATTATCAAAGTAAATCATTTAATATTGGAAAAAATCAGAAGGCCAATTTCCCTAAATATGATCCTACAGGAATCAATAATATGGAACCATTTCTAAAAAAGCTTTCTTAATTATAACAACGATAATAATAATTAGGGCAAATTACACTCAGCACCCCTAAGGTTTGGTAAAAAACATAGACACCAACATTTGAGAAACAATAGTGACCTCCCCTAATTTTTTCTACTCTTACTACACTTCGCCCCTGTcgtcattaaaattattaatatgacgAAAATACTTTCACATTTTCTCTGCCTCTCCCTTTGTCCTCCTCTGCCTAGCAAACTGGCCAAAATCTAGCAATTTGtcgatctctttctctctctctttttagtTCCACTACGGCTAACCCTAAACACTAAACCATCGACAAactaaaaagagagagagaccaacAGACAACTGGCTTCTGACTAGTTTGCCATACGAGGAGAAaagacagagagggagagaaaatgTGAGCACATTCTcctcattaaattttttaatatttgttaggTAACAATAATGTACCGAGAGTTGAAAAGTGAGTTGAGGTttctattatttgagaaatattagGGGTGTCTCAGTCTTTCTATCAAACCTCAAGGGTGTttagtgtaatttaccctaatAATTATTAAGGCCTCCTAGCATCTGAAATTTATTACAACACCATGGGGCATACATTATTTATCTATCTTTTAATTTTGCATACAAATGTCCATACCTTCCCGGGTATTATTCCTTCATCCTGCATCTTGCTAAACAGAAGGGATGCTTCATGAACTTTACCTACAAAGTGGtggaaaaacataaaattgcaTGATAGTCTCAAGAAACATAACAGAAATAGCTAGAAAAACAATATGCTTGCTCATAACAGATCAGACTTTTCCAGGTAGAAAAAGTAGCTGTTTCCTGTTTTATTCTAACTTGTAATCTCCAGAATCTCTTGCAAGACCTAACGGTATTAGGAAATATTAGTTCTTAATTTCTCATGAGatgaatgcaaaaaaaattcttctctTAAAATGCAGAAACATATATCATTACCATATTTTCCATAGTAGCATATCAAATTGGTATATGCCTTCTCATCCAAAGAAACACCCATAGTTTGAGCCACGTTGAACATCTCTACAGCTTTATTCAGATTTCGGCCCCGTCCATGTACACTGCAACAACAATAGCTTCCATTATTCTTCCCTTTTCTAGGTCTTCCTTCCCTTTTTTAGAATCAACAGAAATTTCACCTAATCATTATGCTATATGTCTGAATTGATGGAATGACTCCCGAAGAAAGCATGCGCTCATATAAGCTGGCTGCAGAATGCAATTTACCTGTAAATGCAAAGAGGTGTCAATCTTAGCAAATCACTATACAATCCCCCACTAAATTGAGTAAAGTGGATATGTGAACCTGCTTCTAGCATGGCCTTGATGAAGGTGTTGTATGCCACTGTATCAAGGTCCAAGTTGTTGCAAAAGCTGCCATGGATGACATCCTCTGCTTCTCGATATTTTCCTGCAAACCAagaaatatttataaaagatgGAAGCTATAAACACTTATATAGCATATCAGACTACAATGGGGACTCTTCAAGCCAGGAGTACTAGTGTCTGTGCAAGCAGAGCCATCATGAATGATGGTTATAAACGGATTTGGAATAAGATTGGCAATCTAATTTCAAACTTAAGATTGGCAATCTAATTTCAAACTTAATATAAAGACCTTTGAAGAACATAACAGTTGgttcaaaatcatatcaaacGGTGTCTAAAATTGTAATGGTGTCAGGACTGTTCAATATCTATCAAGTTGGTGAAATAGAGAAATGCTAAATACTTCGTGATCCATCAGTATTCAGTCAGCAGAATCTCAAGACTTTATTTTCCTCTAAGTATACAATTTAATAACTTTAGTTTAAACTTATCAATACCCTCAGAAAATACTGCAGTTTCCTCAATACTCACCAACGAAGCAGATAGTATCAAAGTAGTAAAgagacttctttttttttttccttttttttcttttttgggcaTATTATAGATTATAGATGGAAGAACTTCAAAATGGGCATCCCTAGTGCGAGGCTCTCTGTTTTGCCAGGATTGGGAGATGGTTGCTTTTGTACACAGCCTTACATTTGCTTTGCAAAAAGGCTGTTTCCACAACTTAAACTCGTGGCCTTCCAATCACAAAGGAGAAAGCTTACCCTTGTTACCAAGGCTCACCCTCAGAGGATATCCAGAAACATGGAGATAAATGTACTCAATTATGCAAGTACATCTTACCAGAGAACGTTTACAGAATGGCTAATTGCTCAATATGCAAGAATTATTTCCAATCAGTAGTAATAGCTTCACAAATCTCAAACCCGATTATATCATCTATAGAGCACACTACTCGGTATTTAGATTCACCACTCTTACCACCATTACTTAGAGCATTTACAAGCATGCTGATAGCCACAGCCCCCAAATCCTGCTttttctccaatgcttccttGTAAAACAAGTATGCAGCTTCTAGTTGACCGCTTTTAGCATATGCATCAATCATTGAATTATATAAAGGTTTTGCATTTATTGGAGAGCTGCCCACCATTTCAAAAACCTTTTGTGCCTGTTTTAGCTTTTGTTGCTTTCCATAGAAGCTAATCATAGAAGCAGTTGCAACATGCTCTGGGATATGGCCTAGTTCAATCAATAGCTTGTAAAGATATTCTGCTTTTGATATGTTACCTACAATGAACTTAATGTCAGTGATTAAATAGATCATAATATTAATTTGCTTCTGTTAAAACATAATACTGAGAACATGAAGAGAGAGATTCAAAACATTCTGAGAAAAGTTGTGCAGCTGAGCGACATTCAacccaagaaaaaagaaaaaatggaaaagaaactGAAAAGGGGGGGAAAACAAATTACATAAGTAAATTCTTGCCTTCTTTGATCAATTTATTAACAAGCTGACTGGCAACAGACAAGCCATTAGCACTCTTCAGTAGCAATTTAAGTATTTCTTTTGTCTTACTGGATTTCCCATCAGCCAAACTCAAACTAAGCATCAGCTCAAAAGCTAGAGCACCATGTTGATCTAAGTGCTCTAAGCTGTCTTCAACTTTGTTATATCCCCTTGATTCTCCATGCatcaacatataaaatatttgcaTGAACTTAGAGTTCTCAAAGAGTCCACTTGCACTCGTTTCTTCCACCAAATGTTCCACATCTCTTAACATTCCTTCCCTGCAATATAATTTAAGGATGTTCTTGAGAAGTTCCGGGTCAATTTTgactttatcttttcttatatgaaTCACAAAATCCTTGGCCTTTTCAATTAGGCTCAGTCTCGTGTACAATTCAAGCATGTTATTGCAAGAACCAGTGTCAGGGCTTCCAGTCTTCAGTAAAGCCTGATACATAAGTTCAGCAGAAACTAAATCTTCCTTCATTATATAACATTGCAATAAGACAATATAAGCAAATCTAGAAAACCAAATATTTCTACTCTTCATCTGTTCCATAGTACTCAAAGCCTTATCACAAGCTCCAGAACTGAGATAGACTTGAGCCATTGCTATATAAGTTTTCTCATCACTAAGTAGGCCCAACTTCTCAATCTCTTTAAATGTCCTCTGGGCATCTTCATAAAGACCAAGTTTGCCATATATCCGAATAAGTAAGCCATATATGACTTCATCTGGAGCAATTTTGTGCCTTTCCATTTCAGAAAACAGGGAAACGGCTTTATGATAATCTCCACTTTTATAATGCAGTGTTAGCAGAGAAGCACACGTGTAATTACTAGGAACTATTCGTTGCAATCTCATGTCTTCGTAGAGTCTGAGTGCTTCATCCTGGTTACCCTTTTTGCAGCTTAAACTGATAAGCAAGCTGTAAGTTACCTCCTCAGGTACAAGACCCAGATTCTTCATTTCATTAAACACCTTAAAGGCTTCTGCAGGTAGACCTTCTTTCACAAATGAGCTAATGACAACAGTATAAGTAAAATGGTTAGGCAGAACCCCTTTGTGAACCATTTGCTTCCATAAATCTATAACATTTCCATGGAGTGACTTCTTTTGTAAAGATGAGAGTATGAAATTGAAAACTGGAATAGAGAGCATGATCCCCCTCCCTTCTATGGCAGAATAAAAAGATAGCATACTCTTGTGGCGTCCCCATCTGGCATATGCACACAGCAATGTACCACATGCAACCTCATCTGGTTCACATCCAGCCTCGAGCATCTCCAGGAAGGTCTGTTCAGCAAGTTTGATTTTGCCAACTTGGCCATATATTCGCAGAAGAATTGTATACACAATGACACTGGGCCGGTAGCTCAACTGCTCAAGCGTAAAACTAAGattacatcaaattaatatgtgcagGTCATTACCAAAACTAGATGAAAAAATGGTAGATAAAATGTTTTGTTTCCAGGAAGTTAAAAACCAACAGCCACTATTGCAGTCTTCAACTAAACACCTTTGTGAAATGCTAGCAACCGGATCTAAATGAACAAATAAGAGGAAATGGCCAAAACTTATGATGTTAACTTGAATAATTCAATATTGCTTTTGAGCAGATAATGGACCATAGGGACTAGAAAACGACTATCTAGCCTAGACCATGCCTAAGCAAATTAGGGTTGTCCTTAATTGCAACTTATCTTAACCAAATTAAATCGGTGGCTGACATTCTCAATGTcaattgacaatacaaatccatgcaaaagaacaatgtgccAAAATTTTATACTGGATGGacaatgatgagataaagtttcATACTGTCTTCACGCAAAAAGGTTTCATGAGATGAGAATGAATGAAGATAACTGATAAGTTCATGTTCCATCAGATAGTTGATATGCGCGAAACCAACCGACCAAGATAAATTGAGCAAAATTTAAGGCGGGATACATGTGAAAGCTAGAAGTGAAGAAATTATTGGAGACACCTGAAGTTTCATCCAGGCAAAGAAGTCCCTCGCTTGCCTCCAACCCTTCTGCTCCTTGAGCACAATGCACATCTCCTTGAAGGTAAGCTTGGCGACGAAAGAACCCATCACTCTCCTCATATCGTACGACCCATCCGGCTTCCCAGAGAGGCTCCGAACCGTTTGAATGGCGGCGACAACATGCTTACCGTACAAATGGCCATTTCTATCATCTTCAAGGTACCTAACCATCTGCTCGGGAGTCCGCTTGATCCATTTGGGGGTTTGGGCGTGCGAGCCCTGGTTGCGCCGCAAGACGCTCAGGTACTGGGCCTTGGCCTTGATGATGCGGCGGGCGTTGTCGTCGGAGAGAGGGTTTTTGGGGTTCTTAGACTTGGGTTTGGGTTTGTTAaggttgttgttgttgccatCGCTGAGAGTCCAAGGGTCTGGTCGGGTGGCAGAGCAGAGGAAGATGGGAGTGGGTTTTGGGTTGGGGTTTCTGGGGGGATTTGGGTATGGGATGGCGTGGAAAGTGGGGGTGAAGGAGGAACTCAGGGCTGCTTCCATGGATTGGGGTTCCAAAAGGAGGGGATTTCAAGAGCAGCGAGGCCTCAGTGCCATGGACAATGGATTTggagacgaagaagaagatatcTACAGCTACTAGGGAAGATAACGGCAGCGAACACCGGAATAAACAAAGATCTTTGGACAACCTCGGCCCTAGTGTCGAACCTGCCAAGATATGATATTAAACGACAGCAGCATCATGCACTCATGTTTCAAGAAACAGATAAAATCGGAGGTGAGGGCTCAAACTTGACATCCCCCTCCACTACACTTAAAAGTTCCGTTTGTTTGgtataaaatgtttttttttagggaaaacagttctttaaaaaaaaattgaaatgtgttttatgttgttgtttgtaatttgaaaatattataaaaaaataatttatagcgTTTGGctgagatttaaaaaaattacattattttttttatttattattaaatatataacatacatagagagtaaaaatataaataaaaaattagatggCTGAtgagcaaaataataataaagagagACGAAAATGATGATGCACACATAAATCGAGAAAGATGAATTTGGGCAAAGATGGATGTAGATGATAATGCAAATAGAG
It contains:
- the LOC127797629 gene encoding pentatricopeptide repeat-containing protein At5g27270 isoform X1, which produces MEAALSSSFTPTFHAIPYPNPPRNPNPKPTPIFLCSATRPDPWTLSDGNNNNLNKPKPKSKNPKNPLSDDNARRIIKAKAQYLSVLRRNQGSHAQTPKWIKRTPEQMVRYLEDDRNGHLYGKHVVAAIQTVRSLSGKPDGSYDMRRVMGSFVAKLTFKEMCIVLKEQKGWRQARDFFAWMKLQLSYRPSVIVYTILLRIYGQVGKIKLAEQTFLEMLEAGCEPDEVACGTLLCAYARWGRHKSMLSFYSAIEGRGIMLSIPVFNFILSSLQKKSLHGNVIDLWKQMVHKGVLPNHFTYTVVISSFVKEGLPAEAFKVFNEMKNLGLVPEEVTYSLLISLSCKKGNQDEALRLYEDMRLQRIVPSNYTCASLLTLHYKSGDYHKAVSLFSEMERHKIAPDEVIYGLLIRIYGKLGLYEDAQRTFKEIEKLGLLSDEKTYIAMAQVYLSSGACDKALSTMEQMKSRNIWFSRFAYIVLLQCYIMKEDLVSAELMYQALLKTGSPDTGSCNNMLELYTRLSLIEKAKDFVIHIRKDKVKIDPELLKNILKLYCREGMLRDVEHLVEETSASGLFENSKFMQIFYMLMHGESRGYNKVEDSLEHLDQHGALAFELMLSLSLADGKSSKTKEILKLLLKSANGLSVASQLVNKLIKEGNISKAEYLYKLLIELGHIPEHVATASMISFYGKQQKLKQAQKVFEMVGSSPINAKPLYNSMIDAYAKSGQLEAAYLFYKEALEKKQDLGAVAISMLVNALSNGGKYREAEDVIHGSFCNNLDLDTVAYNTFIKAMLEAGKLHSAASLYERMLSSGVIPSIQTYSIMISVHGRGRNLNKAVEMFNVAQTMGVSLDEKAYTNLICYYGKYGKVHEASLLFSKMQDEGIIPGKVSYNIMMNVYGTAGLHREAEELFQAMQEDDILPDSLTYLALVRAYAEGLKYSEAEEAIISMQKGGISPSCAHFNLLLSAFTKAGLIGEAQRVFEDLLKSGLSPDPACYRTMLRGYMDYGQVEDGISLFESIQGSMEPDRFIMSAAVHFYKSAGKELRAEGILNSMHSLGIPFLKKLEVGRKGKLNFPSAASSIENAPLYNGVEEGIGQGYTQ
- the LOC127797631 gene encoding uncharacterized protein LOC127797631, whose product is MVRGCGGVGGGAAATAALFSAVASAAWRVDHAYAEGPFNFPPFSSSSSSSLPPAQSSSVPPQASSQSPPTPRQQAAANAESPRPRNDNPRTTSAGFDPEALERGAKALREISNSSQAKKVFEVLRKQEETRQNELAAKAAEFKAMQAQNETERQKVIYEEQKKLAQQQAQIKSQMARYEDELARKRMQAENEHHRARNQELVKMQEESAIRQEQARRATEEQIQAQRRQTEREKAEIERETIRVKAMAEAEGRAHEAKLAEEVNKRMLVERANAEREKWVAAINTTFDHIGGGLRAILTDQNKLVVAVGGVTALAAGVYTTREGARVLWSYVDRILGQPSLIRESSRGKYPWSGLFSRGTSILSRKTDKVPSSSNGNGFGDVILNPSLQKRIHQLASATANTKSHQAPFRNMLFYGPPGTGKTMAARELARKSGLDYALMTGGDVAPLGPQAVTKIHQLFDWAKKSKKGLLLFIDEADAFLCERNKTYMSEAQRSALNALLFRTGDQSKDIVLALATNRPGDLDSAVADRVDEVLEFPLPGEDERFRLLKLYLDKYIAQAGARRPGLFSHFFRKQQQKIEIKGLTDEILKEAAAKTEGFSGREIAKLMAGVQAAVYGSENCILDPTLFREVVDYKVAEHQQRKKLAAAD
- the LOC127797629 gene encoding pentatricopeptide repeat-containing protein At5g27270 isoform X3, with translation MLEAGCEPDEVACGTLLCAYARWGRHKSMLSFYSAIEGRGIMLSIPVFNFILSSLQKKSLHGNVIDLWKQMVHKGVLPNHFTYTVVISSFVKEGLPAEAFKVFNEMKNLGLVPEEVTYSLLISLSCKKGNQDEALRLYEDMRLQRIVPSNYTCASLLTLHYKSGDYHKAVSLFSEMERHKIAPDEVIYGLLIRIYGKLGLYEDAQRTFKEIEKLGLLSDEKTYIAMAQVYLSSGACDKALSTMEQMKSRNIWFSRFAYIVLLQCYIMKEDLVSAELMYQALLKTGSPDTGSCNNMLELYTRLSLIEKAKDFVIHIRKDKVKIDPELLKNILKLYCREGMLRDVEHLVEETSASGLFENSKFMQIFYMLMHGESRGYNKVEDSLEHLDQHGALAFELMLSLSLADGKSSKTKEILKLLLKSANGLSVASQLVNKLIKEGNISKAEYLYKLLIELGHIPEHVATASMISFYGKQQKLKQAQKVFEMVGSSPINAKPLYNSMIDAYAKSGQLEAAYLFYKEALEKKQDLGAVAISMLVNALSNGGKYREAEDVIHGSFCNNLDLDTVAYNTFIKAMLEAGKLHSAASLYERMLSSGVIPSIQTYSIMISVHGRGRNLNKAVEMFNVAQTMGVSLDEKAYTNLICYYGKYGKVHEASLLFSKMQDEGIIPGKVSYNIMMNVYGTAGLHREAEELFQAMQEDDILPDSLTYLALVRAYAEGLKYSEAEEAIISMQKGGISPSCAHFNLLLSAFTKAGLIGEAQRVFEDLLKSGLSPDPACYRTMLRGYMDYGQVEDGISLFESIQGSMEPDRFIMSAAVHFYKSAGKELRAEGILNSMHSLGIPFLKKLEVGRKGKLNFPSAASSIENAPLYNGVEEGIGQGYTQ
- the LOC127797629 gene encoding pentatricopeptide repeat-containing protein At5g27270 isoform X2, with amino-acid sequence MEAALSSSFTPTFHAIPYPNPPRNPNPKPTPIFLCSATRPDPWTLSDGNNNNLNKPKPKSKNPKNPLSDDNARRIIKAKAQYLSVLRRNQGSHAQTPKWIKRTPEQMVRYLEDDRNGHLYGKHVVAAIQTVRSLSGKPDGSYDMRRVMGSFVAKLTFKEMCIVLKEQKGWRQARDFFAWMKLQLSYRPSVIVYTILLRIYGQVGKIKLAEQTFLEMLEAGCEPDEVACGTLLCAYARWGRHKSMLSFYSAIEGRGIMLSIPVFNFILSSLQKKSLHGNVIDLWKQMVHKGVLPNHFTYTVVISSFVKEGLPAEAFKVFNEMKNLGLVPEEVTYSLLISLSCKKGNQDEALRLYEDMRLQRIVPSNYTCASLLTLHYKSGDYHKAVSLFSEMERHKIAPDEVIYGLLIRIYGKLGLYEDAQRTFKEIEKLGLLSDEKTYIAMAQVYLSSGACDKALSTMEQMKSRNIWFSRFAYIVLLQCYIMKEDLVSAELMYQALLKTGSPDTGSCNNMLELYTRLSLIEKAKDFVIHIRKDKVKIDPELLKNILKLYCREGMLRDVEHLVEETSASGLFENSKFMQIFYMLMHGESRGYNKVEDSLEHLDQHGALAFELMLSLSLADGKSSKTKEILKLLLKSANGLSVASQLVNKLIKEGNISKAEYLYKLLIELGHIPEHVATASMISFYGKQQKLKQAQKVFEMVGSSPINAKPLYNSMIDAYAKSGQLEAAYLFYKEALEKKQDLGAVAISMLVNALSNGGKYREAEDVIHGSFCNNLDLDTVAYNTFIKAMLEAGKLHSAASLYERMLSSGVIPSIQTYSIMISVHGRGRNLNKAVEMFNVAQTMGVSLDEKAYTNLICYYGKYGKVHEASLLFSKMQDEGIIPGKDFIGKQRNSSKPCRKMISYQTP